A section of the Rhizophagus irregularis chromosome 16, complete sequence genome encodes:
- a CDS encoding uncharacterized protein (SECRETED:cutsite_ANA-EP; SECRETED:prob_0.8860); SECRETED:SignalP(1-19): MQLKHLLLIFGITMVLANAEPGHDKREDFNKRDDLNKREDFNKREDFNKREDFNKRKDFNKREDFNKREDFNKREDFNKRKDFNKREDFNKRKDFNKREDFNKREDFNKREDFNKREDFNKRKDFNKREDFNKRKDFNKRKDFNKREDFNKREDFNKREDFNKREDFNKREDFNKRKDFNKRDAEEDFNKRDAEL; the protein is encoded by the exons ATGCAATTAAAACACTTACTGTTGATTTTCGGCATTACTATGGTTTTAGcga ACGCAGAACCAGGCCATGACAAACGGGAAGACTTTAACAAACGGGACGACTTAAACAAACGGGAAGACTTTAACAAACGTGAAGACTTTAACAAACGTGAAGACTTTAACAAACGGAAAGACTTTAATAAACGAGAAGACTTTAACAAACGAGAAGACTTTAACAAACGTGAAGACTTTAACAAACGGAAAGACTTTAATAAACGGGAAGACTTTAACAAACGGAAAGACTTTAATAAACGGGAAGACTTTAACAAACGGGAAGACTTTAACAAACGGGAAGACTTTAACAAACGGGAAGACTTTAACAAACGGAAAGACTTTAATAAACGGGAAGACTTTAACAAACGGAAAGACTTTAATAAACGGAAAGACTTTAACAAACGAGAAGACTTTAACAAACGGGAAGACTTTAACAAACGGGAAGACTTTAACAAACGGGAAGATTTTAACAAACGGGAAGATTTTAACAAACGGAAAGACTTTAATAAACGTGACGCAGAAGAAGACTTCAATAAACGTGACGCAGAACTATAA
- a CDS encoding uncharacterized protein (SECRETED:cutsite_SSS-ST; SECRETED:prob_0.4095); SECRETED:SignalP(1-17): MNILLFIFLFFATFSSSSTLIRRQDALSGFKPCIGGGTFPNEITTYTFTPNPLVAGQMATGRIAGKATVPIENGALYNITTFHENQIFLQHIIDFCKMFAIPNGSTCPINGDYDFTINFPVEPSTNVVNTSIEYDARTLIINPDGNILSCIEGKITFHYP; this comes from the exons AtgaatattttactttttatctTCTTGTTTTTTGCAACattctcatcatcatcaactCTTATAAGACGTCAAGACGCACTGAGTGGTTTCAAGCCCTGCATCGGCGGCGGCACTTTTCCTAATGAAATTACTACATACACTTTCACGCCGAATCCACTTGTCGCGGGCCAAATGGCTACTGGTCGTATTGCTGGTAAAGCAACTGTACCTATTGAAAATGGAGCGTTATACAATATTACAACATTTCatgaaaatcaaatatttcttcAACACATAATCGATTTTTGCAAAATGTTTGCCATACCAAATGGTTCCACCTGTCCAATAAATGGTGATTATGATTTTACCATAAATTTCCCGGTAGAACCATCAACAAATGTCGTAAATACTTCAATCGAATATGATGCAAGAACGCTTa TCATAAATCCCGATGGTAACATTCTATCATGTATCGAAGGAAAAATCACGTTTCATTATCCCTGA